The genome window GAAGCCCTTGGAACCCTCCAGCCGTGCTGCCGCCTTGGATGGTCCAAATACCGAGATGCCCGCGGCCCGCAGATCATCGGCGATCCCGGCAACCAGCGGCGCCTCCGGGCCAACGACCACGAAGTCGATGGCATTCTCCTTGCAGAACGCAACGATCTCCCCATGCTTGGCGGGATCGAGTGCGACACATTCGGCAACGCTGGCGATACCCGGATTACCGGGCGCGCAATAGAGTTTGGCCAGCACCGGCGAAGCTGCGATCTTCCATGCCAGCGCGTGTTCACGGCCACCGGAACCTATCAGCAAGACATTCATCGAGATTGCTCCGCTATTCTAGAAGATTTGCCGTGTCGGTATGGCCTTGACGCGCAAGGGTCAAGCACGCAATCGCAAATTTGCCCTGAAAAACGGCGTATAGTCCTTGACTGCGGCGTAGACCGCTGACCAAGGTCAAACCATGACATCAGAAAAAGACATCATCCAGTCAACGGAAGCCCGTGGCCGCGTTTTCGATGCGCCGTCGGGCCATTGGGTCTATCGCACCTTGCCGAACTGGCTCTGGCCTTATGCACAGCTGGCACGCTGGGACCGGCCCATCGGCTGGTGGCTCCTGCTGTGGCCGTGCTGGTGGGCGACTGCGCTTGCGGCGAGTGCAGGTGCAAAGGTCGGCACACCACTTTGGTCGGTGCTGCCCTCACCCTATCACCTGATCCTGTTTCTGATTGGCGCCATCGCCATGCGCGGCGCGGGCTGCACCTATAATGATCTTGCCGATGAGGACATCGACAACAAGGTTGCCCGTACCCGCTCGCGTCCGCTTCCCTCCGGTCAGGTGACCCGCAAACAAGCGAAGATCTTTCTGGTCCTGCAAGCACTGGTAGGGCTGGCGGTTGTCGTCCAGTTCAACCTCTTCACCATCGTCCTTGCCATCGGATCGCTGGTCATTGTTGCCATTTATCCCTTCATGAAGCGAATCACCAATTGGCCGCAACTCGTTCTTGGCCTTGCCTTTTCCTGGGGTGCGCTTGTCGGTTGGTCGGCACATTTCGGCTCGCTCGACTGGCCAGCTGTCCTGCTTTATGCGGGATCGATCCTGTGGGTGATCGGCTATGACACGATCTATGCCCATCAGGACAAGGAGGATGACGCGCTGGTTGGCGTACATTCCACAGCCAGGCTGTTTGGCAGCCGCACACGCGAAGCGCTGATGGTTCTCTACGGCGGCGCGCTGGGCCTGTTCCTCGGGGCATTTGCCGTTGCCGAAGTGCCGATGCCAGCCGTGGCGGGGCTGCTGGCTGCAGGCGCGCATATGTACCGCCAGATCATGACGCTCGACATTGACAACCCGACCGAATGCCTGCGCCTGTTCAAGTCGAATACCATCGTCGGCTGGCTGATCTTCCTTGGCCTGGTGTTTGGCGGGCTGTGGACCGTCGTCAAGCCACTCTTCTAGACCCATAACCCATGTCAAAGAACAGGGTGTGGCTTGCCCTTGCCACGCCCGCTTTTGCGTCTGGCCATTGAATGGTGGTGGGAAAGACGGGCGGTCATCGAAGCGCGTCTTTGTAGAAGTATAATGCGATCCGAAGACCGCCCGCTGACGTTTTCCCCCTGCCGGCCGGCTTCTGCCTGTTCCGCGGGGCGAGTGGATGAGCGCCTGGAGTCCGGGCCCATCGTCGCCGTCGGTGCAGTGTCCGCACAATTGGCGTCGGCATCAACAACGCAGGCAATATCTGTGTGTCAGGCAGATTGACCTCCGAAGACGAACAGGTCGGCCAATGCCCGGGTCCGTTGCCCGCACATCGACACGCCGTCCTCCCCCACTTTCGAACGGCTCCGGAAGCAGCTCCCCATGGAAAGGACGGGAATAGGATAAACGAGGTTTGAAGGGGGTGGATAAGTTGGCGGGATTTTTTTCGGAATGACTGTCCCACCCCCACCCGCAGCTCCGCTGCAACCTCCCCCATCAAAGGGGGAGGTGGGAGGTGGCAACGTCGCAACCAGCCTGGGACATTTCCAGCCAGACATACCAGCGAAGACACGCGCCGAGGTCTTTACCCTCCCCCTTGTGGGGAGGGTCGGACCCGCAGGTCCGGGGCGGGGTCTTGCAACTTAGGCGCGCGCCAAACTTCTAAGGAATACCCCTCCCTGCTGCTACGCAGCCTCCCTCCCCACAAGGGGGAGGGTCGGGAAAATCGCGCCAGTCTGGGTCCGCGGGACGGGCGTGACCCCGAGATAAGAGCGACCCTACTTCGCGCCCTGCGCAATAATCTCCTCGCCGCCGATCACCAGCCGCAGGCCAAGATCGCCCATCTTGCGGCGGGCAAGGAAGCGCGGACGGCGGCGACGCGGTTCGTGGCCCTGACGGCGCTCCTTTGGTGTTGAAACAGCAACCGGCCCCACGCTCTGATCGAGCTGCCGCGCGACACCGTCTTCCTCGACGAGCATCATCGGCAGTTTGAACAGCGATGACCAGGCGCGCCAATCGGCAGCAATATCATTAAGGTCGTGTGCGACCAGCAACGGCACCGACAGATGCGGATCCGTATGCATGAGTTCCAGCGTTACCGTAATGTCACCGATCTCGTCTTCCGTCGCACGTGCTGTTACGCCGAGGAAGGCGCAGGCAGGCAATGCGAGCGAGACAGGCAAATGGCTTGCCGGCAGCAACCGCTTCACCACTGCACCCCGTTCGTGCAGCGTGAAGGTGATGTCGGCACGGTCGTCGCGCGTGGCATAGGTGACCGTCTGGGGTAGATGGAATGGGTCAAGCCGGAATTCCCGACCTGCCCAAACCGGCTTGGCTCCGGTTTTCTTCATGTGACGCCTTCTGTCGATCCTGAGAGCCGGTTTTCCGGTCTTCTCTTTGTATTTCCCTGTAGAGCGGACCATTTTCTGGTCTCGTATGGGGAAACAATAGGCGCCAACTTTCCCAATCCCGCTTAACGAACTGGGTTAACTCTTTCTGATTAGATGGAATGGTTATCGAAACCCCACCGGCCCCAAGCTTTTGGTAAGAGGCATGAACAAAGGATTGAGAATTTCAGATCACTTTTCCCGGATTCATGATGCCTGCGGGATCGAACGATGTCTTGATCCGGCGCATCAGATCCAGTGCCACGGGCGATTTCGTTTCCGAAAGCTCCTTGCGCTTCAACTGGCCTATACCGTGCTCGGCCGAGATCGAGCCCTTATAAGAGCGGACAATGTCATGAACCCGCTTGTTGACCTCGACCCAGCGGGCAAGAAAAGCCTCCTTGTCGGCACCGACAGGCTGGGAAATGTTGTAGTGCAAATTGCCGTCGCCCATGTGGCCGAAGGAAACGATGCGTGCGCCGGGGATGAGGTCCAACACGGCCGCGTCGGCCTCCGCGATGAATTCCGGTATTCGCGCGACCGGCACGGAAATATCGTGCTTGATCGAACCGCCTTCCGGCCGTTGCGCATGCGACATGGCCTCGCGCATATGCCAGAAGGATTGCTCCTGGGCCGTGCTTTCCGCAATGGTCGCATCTTCAACGAGACCTGCCTCGAAGGCCTCGGTCAGGATTGCCTCGATGGTTTCCCGGGCATCTTCGGCGGACCGCGACGAGGAAATATCGATGAGGACATACCAATTGTGCCGTTCCTGCAGCGGATCGCGCACGCCGTCGGTATGGGCGACGGAAAATTCCACGCCGATGCGCGGCATGAGCTCGAAACCGGTGAGCGACGGGCCGGCATGGCTCTGGGCAAGGCCGAGGAGTTTCAGTGCATCTTCCGGACTGGCGAGCCCGGCATAGGCAACGCCTTTGCCCTTCGGCAGAGGGAAAAGCTTCATCACCGCGGCGGTGATGACCCCCAGCGTGCCTTCCGCGCCGACGAACAGATCCTTCAGGTCGTAACCGGTATTGTCTTTCTTGACATAACGCAGATCGTTGAGCACTTCACCCGTGGGCAGGACGACCTCGACACCAAGACAGAGCTCACGGGTGTTGCCATAGGCAAGAACCGCCGTTCCACCCGCGTTGGAGGAGAGATTGCCGCCAATCTGGCAGGAGCCTTCCGAGCCGAGGGACAGCGGAAACAACCTGCCTTCTTTCTCGGCGGCTTCCTGCAGCGTCTTCAACACAACGCCTGCCTCGACGATGGCGAGATTGCCAGCCGGGTCGATGGAGCGGATCCTGTTCAGGCGCGACAGGGACAGAATGACCTGCTGACCGCTTTCATCCGGCATCTGACCACCAACAAGACCTGTATTTCCACCTTGCGGGACGATTGCCGTGCCGGTTTGCGTCGCCAATTTGAGTATGGCCGATACTTCTTCGACTTCTGCAGGCCGCAGGACCAGTGATGTCCTGCCGCCGAATTTCTCACGCGGCTCGATCAGATAGGGTTCGATGTCGTTCGGATCGCGCAGCGCGTGTCTGTCACCGACAATCGCAACAAAACGCTCTACAAGTTCTGGCGTCAGGGTCATTTTATCTGTTCCACAGTCATCGAGGGTATCCGCGGCGCGGCAGCACGGACAAGCCGGTCATTGATGGCTTCGCCAAGTCCGTTGAAGGGGATCGGCTCTACCGCGATCACCGCACTGCCGAGGCGGTCGAGGCGTTTCATATAATCGAAGAGGTTGGCGGCGGCTTCGCGCAGATTACCGGCCTCGCTGAGATTGAGACTTGCCGCGGCCAGATGGGCACCACTGGCGCGCACAGGGCCGAAGGCAAGCAGTGCCTCCCCTTCCCGCACCTCATGCACATTGAGCCGCACGCCCGCCGCCGGCGCATAGTGCGAAGCCATCATGCCAGGCGCTTCGATGGCAGAGCGCTGGTCGATGCGTTTGAGCTTGTCACCGATGAGGGCTTCTATTTCTTCCGCGGCGAGCCCGCCGGGCCGGAGCAGCAGCACTTCAGCACTATCGACTTTGACGATTGTTGATTCCAGCCCGACCTCGGATGGACCCGCGTCGAGGATCAGCGCAATCTTCGAGCCAAGATCATCGGCAACCGCTTCGGCGCTCGTTCCACTGATCTTGCCGGATGTGTTGGCGCTGGGGGCGGCCAGCGGCCGGTCCAGCGCGGCGATGATCTTTCCCGCAACGCCGCGCGGCATGCGCAGCGCTATCGTATCAAGACCCGCCGCGACCAGAGGATGAATAGCCGTGTCCGGTTTCAAAGGCAGTACGAGTGTGAGAGGCCCCGGCCAGAAGGCATCCATCAGCCTCCGCGAGAGAAGATCGATGACGGCATAGCGTTCCGCCATGGCGATGTCGCAGACATGGCAGATCAGTGGATTGAAATGCGGCCGGCCCTTCGCCTCGAAAATGCCGGCGACGGCATCTCCATTGGTGGCGTCGGCGGCAAGTCCATAGACTGTCTCGGTGGGGATGGCGACAAGCTTTCCCCCGGCGAGCGCAGTGGCTGCCGTCCGAATTGCCTGCTCATCTGTTCCTATGATCCGGGCCAAGGAAATCTCCAGTAATGCGCACTGCCTACACGATGGGAACGGTCTGCTGCAAGCATCGGCTGATGAACACACCGAATGAGGTCATGATTAAAATTGAATCGTTCCGGAATAAGGCTTGGCAATGAATCGCTGTTAGGAGTGAGGCAAGAAACGAACGGGGATTGATTGTCATGCTTCGCCAGATCATTGCCGCGACTGCCATAGCGCTGCTCACAGCATCCGCTTATGCGGGGGATTCCATCGTGATGATGGGATCATCGGCAAAGCCGAATTCGGTCTCCTATGTCGGCTATGACAGTTTCGATGCGAACGGCAATCCGATCTGCACACCCTGTCTCGTTCAACGCGCCGAAGAGGCCGCACGTCTTGCGGCCTATGCGGCGCGGCGCGAACGTTCACGCCAATATATGGCGCGTCTGCAGGGCAATGAGACCCCGGGTTCCAACTCGCTGATCGCCGCCAACGCCGCACCACTGGTCCCTGCTGTCGAACCCACGCCCGAAAAGGCCATTGCCGATGTAGCCGCAACGCCGCTTCGAGCAGGCGTGCAATAGACAGGCGCGAAGAGACGCGCCTATCCGCTTATTATCCAACGATTTTCGAAAAGTCCGCAACAGTGCTTGTCGCCGTGCGAATGCGCGAAAGCAGTGCCAGCCGATTGGCGCGGATGTCCGTGTTCTCGTCGTTAACCAGCACTTTCTCAAAGAATGAATCAACTGGTTCACGCAACACGCTAAGTGCGACCATGGCGCCGGAAAAGTCTTCCTTTTGAATCGCTTGCGCGGCCTGGCTCTCAGCTTGATTCATCGCAGCGTGCAACTGCTTTTCCTCATCCAGACTGAAAAGCCCGGCATCGACCGTCTCAGTGACAACCGTGCCCTTCTTCTCTTCAGCGCTCAGGATATTGGCGGCACGCTTGGTGCCGGCCAGAAGGTTCTTGCCGTCTTCCGTATTGAGGAACACGACCAGCGCTTCCACGCGGCGCGCGATCAGCAGCAGATTGTCGGCGCCTTCCGTGAGGACCGCGTCGATGAGATCATGGCGCGCA of Phyllobacterium zundukense contains these proteins:
- the ubiA gene encoding 4-hydroxybenzoate octaprenyltransferase translates to MTSEKDIIQSTEARGRVFDAPSGHWVYRTLPNWLWPYAQLARWDRPIGWWLLLWPCWWATALAASAGAKVGTPLWSVLPSPYHLILFLIGAIAMRGAGCTYNDLADEDIDNKVARTRSRPLPSGQVTRKQAKIFLVLQALVGLAVVVQFNLFTIVLAIGSLVIVAIYPFMKRITNWPQLVLGLAFSWGALVGWSAHFGSLDWPAVLLYAGSILWVIGYDTIYAHQDKEDDALVGVHSTARLFGSRTREALMVLYGGALGLFLGAFAVAEVPMPAVAGLLAAGAHMYRQIMTLDIDNPTECLRLFKSNTIVGWLIFLGLVFGGLWTVVKPLF
- a CDS encoding DUF6101 family protein, which gives rise to MKKTGAKPVWAGREFRLDPFHLPQTVTYATRDDRADITFTLHERGAVVKRLLPASHLPVSLALPACAFLGVTARATEDEIGDITVTLELMHTDPHLSVPLLVAHDLNDIAADWRAWSSLFKLPMMLVEEDGVARQLDQSVGPVAVSTPKERRQGHEPRRRRPRFLARRKMGDLGLRLVIGGEEIIAQGAK
- a CDS encoding FAD-binding oxidoreductase → MTLTPELVERFVAIVGDRHALRDPNDIEPYLIEPREKFGGRTSLVLRPAEVEEVSAILKLATQTGTAIVPQGGNTGLVGGQMPDESGQQVILSLSRLNRIRSIDPAGNLAIVEAGVVLKTLQEAAEKEGRLFPLSLGSEGSCQIGGNLSSNAGGTAVLAYGNTRELCLGVEVVLPTGEVLNDLRYVKKDNTGYDLKDLFVGAEGTLGVITAAVMKLFPLPKGKGVAYAGLASPEDALKLLGLAQSHAGPSLTGFELMPRIGVEFSVAHTDGVRDPLQERHNWYVLIDISSSRSAEDARETIEAILTEAFEAGLVEDATIAESTAQEQSFWHMREAMSHAQRPEGGSIKHDISVPVARIPEFIAEADAAVLDLIPGARIVSFGHMGDGNLHYNISQPVGADKEAFLARWVEVNKRVHDIVRSYKGSISAEHGIGQLKRKELSETKSPVALDLMRRIKTSFDPAGIMNPGKVI
- a CDS encoding L-threonylcarbamoyladenylate synthase → MARIIGTDEQAIRTAATALAGGKLVAIPTETVYGLAADATNGDAVAGIFEAKGRPHFNPLICHVCDIAMAERYAVIDLLSRRLMDAFWPGPLTLVLPLKPDTAIHPLVAAGLDTIALRMPRGVAGKIIAALDRPLAAPSANTSGKISGTSAEAVADDLGSKIALILDAGPSEVGLESTIVKVDSAEVLLLRPGGLAAEEIEALIGDKLKRIDQRSAIEAPGMMASHYAPAAGVRLNVHEVREGEALLAFGPVRASGAHLAAASLNLSEAGNLREAAANLFDYMKRLDRLGSAVIAVEPIPFNGLGEAINDRLVRAAAPRIPSMTVEQIK